The proteins below are encoded in one region of Winogradskyella helgolandensis:
- a CDS encoding YkgJ family cysteine cluster protein, whose translation MQDQINNLPKLAKDKHKENKTFFTKLKKKPPKQLDYLMQELHEEEFERTDCLECANCCKTTGPLFTPKDIQRISKFFKMKEQQFIETYLRLDEENDYVLQSVPCTFLGSDNYCSIYDVRPKACSEFPHTDRKKFQQISNLTLKNVAICPAAYNIVEEMKKRIPL comes from the coding sequence ATGCAAGATCAAATTAATAATCTTCCTAAGCTCGCCAAAGATAAGCATAAGGAGAATAAAACCTTTTTTACGAAGCTAAAAAAGAAACCGCCAAAGCAGTTGGATTATTTAATGCAAGAGTTGCATGAGGAGGAGTTTGAACGTACAGATTGTTTAGAATGCGCAAATTGTTGTAAAACAACAGGGCCTTTATTTACGCCAAAAGATATTCAGCGGATTTCGAAGTTCTTTAAAATGAAAGAGCAGCAATTCATTGAAACGTATTTGCGCTTGGATGAAGAAAACGATTATGTATTACAATCCGTACCTTGTACATTTCTAGGATCGGATAATTACTGTTCAATTTATGACGTGCGACCAAAAGCATGCAGTGAATTTCCGCATACTGACCGAAAAAAGTTTCAGCAAATTTCTAATCTAACGTTGAAGAATGTCGCTATTTGTCCAGCAGCGTATAATATTGTAGAGGAAATGAAAAAGAGAATTCCGTTATAA
- a CDS encoding class I SAM-dependent methyltransferase, which translates to MSKDLFGKALLDYQNGKYSEDIITSTNISDEDSLPLPYLFRSYSEMPKLEQTALQLSKGKVLDVGCGAGSHALWLQEKDVTIKAIDSSKGAVEVAMKRGVLNVELKPLLEETEHFDTILLLMNGTGIFQELSQVAHYLKHLKSLLNPDGQILIDSSDISYMYEDDDGGMWLDLNQGYPGELDYFLSYKAEKETPMKWLYLDFETLKTACLTVGLKCEKVMDGEHFDYLARLF; encoded by the coding sequence ATGAGTAAAGATCTCTTTGGAAAAGCATTATTAGATTATCAGAATGGCAAATATTCTGAGGATATCATCACATCTACAAATATTTCAGATGAAGACTCCTTACCACTTCCTTATTTATTTAGAAGTTATTCTGAAATGCCAAAACTAGAACAAACCGCGTTGCAATTATCAAAAGGAAAGGTGTTGGATGTGGGTTGTGGAGCTGGAAGTCATGCGTTATGGTTACAAGAAAAAGATGTTACAATAAAAGCGATTGACAGTTCAAAAGGTGCGGTTGAAGTCGCTATGAAACGTGGTGTATTAAATGTTGAATTAAAACCACTTTTAGAAGAAACCGAACATTTTGATACCATTTTACTATTGATGAATGGTACAGGGATTTTTCAAGAATTATCACAAGTAGCTCACTATTTGAAGCATTTGAAATCGCTTTTAAATCCTGATGGTCAAATTTTAATAGACTCTTCTGATATTTCTTATATGTACGAAGATGACGATGGAGGCATGTGGCTAGACCTCAACCAAGGCTATCCTGGAGAATTAGATTATTTCCTGTCATATAAAGCCGAAAAAGAAACCCCTATGAAATGGTTGTATCTCGATTTTGAAACGCTGAAAACAGCGTGTTTAACCGTTGGTTTGAAGTGTGAAAAGGTTATGGATGGTGAGCATTTTGATTATTTGGCAAGGCTCTTTTAG
- a CDS encoding porin family protein → MKIKHIILAIFTLSLTFSHAQETDTIADQTVNVIKPYTPTISDAFKIKDHPKLNDSNAVKKKEIKYNIFSIPVASTFTPAKGKAATVDRAKAIKLYDNYASVGFGSYTTILGEVYLNHELSRDENVGGYFSHHSSQGGIDDLVLDDNFSKTKLNAYYKKSDRDFTWQVDGGFNLQTYNWYGVSQDYYLENDLDDLDAGQTYNDFYVGGKIDFEDAIVKDASLRFRRFGDINDSGENRLVAKTSFDFPIQDEIINAELSVDYIGGTFDRNLANTAEINYGNVSLGFAPSYQMTQDDLTLDLGVKLVYLNDTEFSESKFYIYPNIEASYRLVDELLIAFGGLKGDLIQNSYYDFVNENPFVSPSLFITPTDQQYTTFVGVKGKLTNSIGYNLKANYASEKNKALFKSNPASNDPLREYQYGNSFSVAYDDVTTFSVAGELNVDFNRNFTLGLKGEFFAYNTDNQSEAWNLPDLKASLFLDYQISEQWFAGSSLFFVGERKDQRLFVDELNALNNTVTTVSLDSYFDINAHVGYKINDQLSVFGKANNIASQNYERWLNFPVQGIQVLAGATYQFDF, encoded by the coding sequence ATGAAAATTAAACATATAATCTTAGCAATTTTCACTTTAAGTTTAACTTTTAGTCATGCTCAAGAAACAGATACTATAGCAGACCAAACGGTTAACGTTATAAAACCATATACTCCAACAATTTCGGATGCTTTTAAAATTAAGGATCATCCAAAATTGAATGATTCAAATGCGGTAAAGAAAAAGGAAATTAAGTATAACATTTTTTCAATTCCAGTAGCCTCAACCTTTACACCTGCTAAAGGTAAGGCGGCAACTGTAGATAGAGCCAAAGCTATAAAATTATATGATAATTATGCTTCAGTAGGTTTTGGGTCTTACACCACTATATTGGGTGAGGTTTATCTCAATCATGAGTTAAGTAGAGATGAAAATGTGGGAGGCTATTTTAGTCATCATTCATCACAAGGTGGTATAGATGATTTGGTGTTAGATGATAATTTTTCTAAAACGAAGTTGAATGCCTACTATAAAAAAAGTGATAGAGATTTTACATGGCAAGTAGATGGTGGATTTAATTTGCAAACCTACAATTGGTATGGTGTCTCTCAAGATTATTATTTGGAAAATGATCTAGATGATCTTGATGCTGGCCAGACCTATAATGACTTTTACGTTGGTGGTAAAATTGATTTTGAAGATGCTATTGTTAAAGATGCAAGTCTTCGATTTAGACGTTTTGGAGATATTAATGATTCTGGAGAAAATAGATTAGTTGCTAAAACTAGTTTTGATTTTCCTATTCAAGATGAAATTATTAATGCAGAACTTTCAGTCGATTATATTGGTGGCACTTTTGATAGAAATTTAGCGAATACAGCTGAAATTAATTATGGAAATGTGTCATTAGGATTTGCACCGTCTTACCAAATGACTCAAGATGATTTAACCTTAGATTTAGGTGTGAAATTAGTCTATCTTAATGATACAGAGTTTAGTGAGAGTAAGTTTTATATATATCCAAATATTGAAGCATCTTACCGTTTAGTTGATGAATTATTAATTGCTTTTGGTGGACTCAAAGGAGATTTAATCCAGAATTCTTATTATGATTTCGTAAATGAAAATCCATTTGTGTCTCCGTCTTTATTCATTACACCCACCGATCAGCAGTATACAACGTTTGTTGGTGTAAAAGGGAAACTGACAAATAGTATCGGTTACAATTTAAAAGCGAACTATGCCTCAGAAAAGAATAAAGCCTTGTTTAAATCAAATCCGGCTTCAAATGATCCATTAAGGGAATATCAGTATGGAAATTCGTTCAGCGTAGCCTATGATGATGTGACCACCTTTTCAGTAGCAGGTGAGTTGAATGTAGACTTTAATAGAAATTTTACTTTAGGTTTAAAAGGAGAGTTTTTTGCGTATAATACAGATAACCAATCTGAAGCATGGAACCTACCAGATCTAAAAGCCTCATTATTCTTAGATTATCAAATTTCTGAACAATGGTTCGCTGGATCAAGCTTGTTCTTTGTAGGTGAACGTAAGGATCAGAGACTGTTTGTAGATGAACTAAACGCATTGAATAATACAGTTACAACAGTCTCTTTAGATAGTTATTTTGATATCAATGCCCATGTCGGTTATAAAATAAACGATCAGTTGTCTGTTTTTGGTAAAGCCAATAACATCGCAAGTCAAAATTACGAACGTTGGTTAAATTTCCCAGTGCAAGGTATACAAGTGCTTGCTGGAGCCACTTATCAGTTTGATTTTTAA
- a CDS encoding T9SS type B sorting domain-containing protein, which yields MIKFKSFIIYISFLLLTILVISCGDDDNNQGEEDVFSGCCSGLTAFGEDVDNLDQSQGDIIADNIFTPNGDGINDYFQIENIELYNNHEVTIYSIDDEVVFQSTDYGSGFNNFFPVQTQGYFGVDGLADGTYKYKIVVENEQIFKRSGFFCLFTNNPSIEQNFAECDPLQPGEFDQILTGL from the coding sequence ATGATAAAATTTAAAAGTTTCATAATATATATATCATTTTTACTATTGACGATTCTAGTCATTTCATGTGGAGATGATGACAATAATCAAGGAGAAGAAGATGTGTTCTCGGGTTGTTGTTCTGGATTAACTGCATTTGGTGAAGATGTAGACAATTTAGATCAATCTCAAGGTGACATAATAGCTGATAATATTTTTACGCCAAATGGAGACGGAATCAATGATTATTTTCAAATAGAAAATATAGAATTATATAATAATCATGAAGTTACTATTTATTCTATTGATGATGAGGTTGTGTTTCAAAGTACTGATTATGGTTCAGGTTTTAATAATTTTTTTCCTGTTCAAACTCAGGGGTATTTTGGAGTAGATGGATTAGCCGATGGAACTTATAAATACAAAATTGTTGTAGAAAATGAACAAATATTCAAAAGATCAGGTTTCTTTTGTTTATTCACTAATAATCCATCTATTGAACAAAATTTCGCAGAATGTGATCCCTTACAGCCAGGGGAATTCGATCAGATATTAACTGGTTTATAG
- a CDS encoding tetratricopeptide repeat protein encodes MMYFKRQLIIVFLIISSVGMAQKSAIYTNDLQDYQKALTLYNNNQFKAAQSLFDDVKLNTDDATIQSDCAYYIANCAVRLNQNNADNLITEFVEDYPTSTKKNTAFLDVADYYFNNGKYAYARKWYDRVDERNMAQAEKERFNFNYGYTLYSTKDEKKATKYLNRVVNSKEYGSQAKYYIGFMAYQGDDYDTANEYFDQVSDNEKYKEKLSYYQADLNFKLGKFEKAIELAEAQLPKSNAAEKSELSKIIGESYFNLEKYAEAIPYLKDYKGKDRKWSNTDYYQLGYAHYKQNDFESAISEFNKIIGGDNPVAQNAYYHLGESYINLEKKPEALNAFRNASQMDYDLKIQEDAWLNYAKISYDIGNPYQSVPQVLTGYLKQYPNTNYKDEVETLLIDSYITSKNYKEALELLKGKNSFENKAAYQKVAFFRAVELYNENKYNDALTLFNGSLKEPRDPMFVAKATFWKAETEYNLTNYNDALIGFKQFDGFSESSSLTENENLNYNLAYTYFKLKDYTNASNYFEKFIAQKQNDRLRQNDAYLRLADGYFVSSKYNDAIAAYKKAIQINEIETDYAAFQVAMSEGYLGKGSDKISALNSFINTYPKSALRDDAMYELANSYVKSNDTDKAMQMYDRLNSEYKTSAFTSKALLRQGLVYYNGNDNTRALTKFKKVATDFPGSGEAVQAVSTVRLIYIDLGKVDEYATWVRTLDYVEISDVELDNTTYLAAEKPYLDNETDKAIRQFNNYLTQFPKGIHSLKAHFYVAQLYYKKDLSDNAQPHYKAVAEAPKSEYTEQAIVKLSEIYLSKSDWEKAVPILQRLETEADYPQNIIYAQSNLMNAYYQTDDYVEAERYAEKVLSNSNLDNKVKSDAKLIIARSAIKTGNEDKAKTAYAEVEKIATGSVAAEALFYNGYFKNKAGEYEASNTTIQRLAKDYGSYKLFSAKGLVVMAKNFYALGDAFQATYILESVISNFPDFTEVVNEAKVELNKIKAEEAKTNSSVETDDN; translated from the coding sequence ATGATGTACTTCAAAAGACAGTTAATCATCGTTTTCCTTATAATTTCTTCAGTTGGTATGGCGCAAAAATCGGCCATCTATACGAATGATTTACAAGATTATCAAAAGGCATTAACGCTATATAATAATAACCAGTTTAAAGCTGCTCAGTCCTTGTTTGACGATGTAAAGTTAAATACAGACGATGCTACTATACAATCCGACTGTGCCTATTATATTGCCAATTGTGCTGTACGTTTAAATCAAAATAACGCAGATAATCTGATTACAGAATTTGTAGAAGACTATCCAACAAGCACTAAAAAGAATACCGCCTTTTTAGATGTAGCGGATTATTATTTTAACAACGGAAAATACGCTTACGCACGCAAGTGGTACGATAGAGTAGATGAGCGTAATATGGCACAAGCTGAAAAGGAACGTTTCAACTTTAATTATGGTTACACTTTGTATTCTACTAAAGACGAAAAGAAAGCGACTAAATATTTAAATCGTGTTGTAAACTCGAAGGAATACGGTTCACAAGCAAAATATTACATTGGTTTTATGGCCTATCAAGGTGATGATTATGATACCGCGAATGAATATTTTGATCAAGTTAGCGATAACGAAAAGTATAAAGAGAAGTTATCGTATTATCAAGCCGATTTAAATTTCAAGTTAGGAAAATTTGAAAAAGCTATTGAACTAGCTGAAGCACAATTGCCAAAAAGTAATGCAGCTGAAAAATCTGAATTATCAAAAATTATTGGTGAAAGTTATTTTAATCTTGAAAAGTATGCTGAAGCTATTCCGTATTTAAAAGACTATAAAGGTAAGGACCGAAAATGGAGTAATACCGATTATTACCAATTAGGTTACGCACATTACAAACAAAATGATTTTGAAAGTGCCATTTCAGAATTCAATAAAATTATTGGAGGAGATAATCCTGTGGCACAGAATGCCTATTATCATTTAGGTGAGAGTTATATTAATTTAGAAAAAAAACCAGAAGCATTAAACGCGTTTAGAAATGCGTCGCAAATGGACTATGATTTAAAAATTCAAGAAGATGCTTGGTTGAATTACGCAAAGATTAGTTATGATATTGGAAATCCATACCAATCCGTTCCTCAAGTATTAACAGGGTATTTAAAGCAATATCCAAACACGAATTATAAAGATGAAGTTGAAACCTTATTAATAGATTCATACATTACATCGAAGAATTATAAAGAAGCCTTAGAACTTTTAAAAGGTAAAAATAGTTTTGAAAATAAAGCGGCTTATCAAAAAGTAGCCTTTTTTAGAGCGGTTGAATTATATAATGAAAACAAGTATAACGACGCTTTAACGCTTTTTAATGGGTCATTGAAAGAACCTAGAGATCCGATGTTTGTTGCTAAAGCCACGTTCTGGAAAGCAGAAACCGAATACAATTTAACCAATTACAACGATGCGTTAATTGGATTTAAACAGTTTGATGGGTTTAGTGAGTCTTCAAGTTTAACAGAAAACGAAAATCTAAACTACAACTTAGCATATACCTATTTTAAGTTGAAGGATTATACAAACGCCTCTAATTATTTTGAAAAATTTATAGCGCAGAAGCAGAATGATAGATTACGTCAAAATGATGCTTATTTGAGATTAGCTGATGGTTATTTTGTGTCTAGTAAATATAATGATGCTATTGCGGCTTATAAAAAGGCTATTCAAATTAATGAAATTGAAACGGACTATGCAGCATTTCAAGTGGCTATGAGTGAAGGTTATTTGGGAAAGGGTTCTGATAAAATTTCAGCATTAAATTCGTTTATAAACACGTATCCAAAATCAGCATTGCGAGATGACGCTATGTATGAGTTGGCAAATTCTTATGTAAAATCTAACGATACAGATAAAGCGATGCAAATGTATGATCGTTTAAATTCGGAATACAAAACAAGTGCATTTACTTCAAAAGCCTTATTACGTCAAGGTTTAGTGTATTATAATGGAAATGATAATACACGTGCGTTAACAAAATTCAAAAAAGTAGCGACGGATTTTCCAGGTTCTGGTGAAGCAGTTCAAGCAGTTTCAACCGTTCGTTTAATTTATATAGATTTAGGAAAAGTTGATGAATATGCCACTTGGGTAAGAACTTTGGATTATGTTGAAATTTCTGATGTAGAACTAGATAACACCACATATCTAGCGGCAGAAAAACCGTATTTAGATAATGAAACCGATAAAGCTATTCGTCAGTTTAATAATTATTTGACACAGTTTCCAAAAGGCATTCACAGTTTAAAAGCACATTTCTATGTAGCGCAATTGTATTACAAAAAGGATTTGTCTGATAATGCACAGCCACATTATAAAGCCGTTGCTGAGGCACCTAAATCTGAATATACAGAACAAGCCATAGTAAAACTGAGTGAGATTTATTTAAGTAAATCGGATTGGGAAAAGGCGGTTCCTATATTGCAACGATTAGAGACTGAAGCGGATTATCCACAGAATATCATCTATGCACAATCTAACTTAATGAATGCCTATTATCAAACGGATGATTATGTTGAAGCCGAACGCTATGCGGAAAAAGTATTGAGCAATTCTAATTTAGATAACAAAGTAAAAAGTGATGCTAAATTAATTATTGCACGTTCAGCGATAAAAACAGGAAACGAGGACAAAGCAAAAACCGCTTATGCAGAGGTTGAAAAAATTGCTACAGGAAGTGTTGCTGCAGAAGCTCTTTTTTACAATGGTTATTTTAAAAATAAAGCAGGAGAGTACGAAGCGTCAAATACAACCATTCAAAGATTAGCTAAAGATTACGGAAGCTATAAATTGTTTAGTGCAAAAGGGTTGGTGGTAATGGCTAAGAATTTTTATGCTTTAGGCGATGCTTTTCAAGCGACTTATATTTTAGAAAGTGTGATAAGCAACTTCCCAGATTTTACAGAGGTTGTTAATGAGGCAAAAGTAGAATTAAACAAAATAAAAGCCGAAGAGGCTAAAACAAATTCATCTGTTGAAACGGATGACAACTAA
- a CDS encoding amidohydrolase, which translates to MKSQHYNHSFTNVIKRSKKVILLAAICAIFSCEKDKQQVDLIVTNANIYTVDDAFSKAESFAVRDGKIIAVGTTSEIEKTYKANDTLNADGKTIVPGFIDAHCHFLGLGFNQQVANLVGSKSFEEMMKRVLNFQNKHNNDFVLGRGWDQNDWEDKQFPNKNLLDKLYPNTPVALTRIDGHALLVNQAALDLGGVTVDSKIEGGEVVIENGKLTGILIDNAEYLVMEHWPRPTRADMTNALLEAQKLCFDLGLTTVDDAGLTKEAIEIIDSLQNTGDLKMRIYAMVSASEDNLDYFLDQGITKTDRLNVRSFKFYADGALGSRGAMLREPYSDKPGHLGLLVTDLETLSQSAERIANSEFQMNTHAIGDSANHAVLQTYNKVLAGKEDRRWRVEHAQIVSPEDFELYKNVMPSIQPTHATSDMYWAEDRVGAERIKGAYAYKQLLEAYGKVALGTDFPVEQVSPFLTFYAAVARQDLEQYPEGGFQIENGLTREETLKGMTIWAAYSNFEEDEKGSIEVGKFADFIVLDKDIMTVNAKQIPNIKVLTTVVGGEVQ; encoded by the coding sequence ATGAAATCTCAGCATTATAATCATTCATTTACTAACGTTATTAAAAGAAGTAAAAAGGTAATCTTGTTAGCCGCTATTTGTGCTATCTTTTCGTGTGAAAAAGATAAACAACAAGTAGATTTAATCGTCACTAATGCAAATATCTATACGGTTGATGATGCTTTTAGTAAAGCAGAGTCATTTGCTGTTAGAGATGGAAAAATCATAGCCGTTGGTACCACCTCCGAAATAGAGAAGACGTACAAAGCCAACGATACACTAAATGCAGATGGTAAAACCATTGTTCCGGGATTTATAGATGCACATTGCCACTTTTTAGGATTAGGTTTTAACCAGCAAGTCGCCAATTTGGTTGGTTCTAAAAGTTTTGAGGAAATGATGAAACGCGTGTTGAATTTTCAAAATAAGCACAACAATGATTTTGTTTTAGGAAGAGGTTGGGATCAAAACGACTGGGAAGACAAACAGTTTCCGAATAAAAATTTGTTAGATAAATTATACCCAAACACTCCAGTGGCTTTAACGCGTATTGATGGCCATGCCTTATTGGTCAATCAAGCAGCACTAGACTTAGGAGGTGTAACTGTGGATAGTAAAATTGAAGGAGGTGAAGTTGTGATTGAAAATGGTAAACTTACAGGAATTCTCATAGATAATGCTGAATATTTAGTGATGGAACATTGGCCAAGACCGACTAGAGCAGATATGACGAATGCCTTGTTAGAAGCACAAAAATTATGTTTCGATCTTGGTTTAACAACGGTTGATGATGCGGGATTAACTAAAGAAGCGATTGAAATTATTGATAGTCTTCAAAACACAGGTGATTTAAAAATGCGTATTTACGCGATGGTATCTGCGTCTGAAGATAATTTAGATTATTTTTTAGATCAAGGGATTACTAAGACTGACCGACTAAACGTGCGTTCTTTTAAATTTTATGCCGATGGAGCTTTAGGATCTCGAGGAGCCATGCTTAGAGAACCGTATTCTGATAAACCAGGCCATTTAGGCTTGTTAGTGACAGATTTAGAAACATTAAGTCAGTCCGCGGAGCGTATTGCAAATTCCGAATTTCAAATGAATACACATGCGATTGGAGACTCAGCAAATCATGCCGTATTGCAAACTTATAATAAAGTTTTAGCGGGAAAAGAAGACCGACGTTGGCGTGTAGAACATGCACAGATTGTATCACCTGAGGATTTTGAGTTGTATAAAAATGTAATGCCATCCATTCAGCCAACCCATGCGACGAGTGATATGTATTGGGCAGAAGATAGAGTAGGAGCAGAACGTATAAAAGGAGCTTATGCCTATAAGCAATTGTTGGAAGCTTACGGAAAAGTCGCTTTAGGAACTGATTTTCCTGTGGAGCAAGTAAGTCCGTTTTTAACATTTTATGCTGCTGTTGCCAGACAAGATTTAGAACAGTATCCTGAAGGTGGTTTTCAGATTGAAAATGGACTAACTAGAGAAGAAACCTTAAAAGGTATGACGATTTGGGCAGCCTATTCTAATTTTGAAGAGGATGAAAAAGGAAGTATTGAAGTTGGGAAGTTTGCAGATTTTATTGTCTTGGATAAAGATATTATGACGGTGAATGCTAAGCAGATTCCTAATATTAAGGTGTTGACGACTGTGGTTGGTGGTGAGGTGCAGTAA